TGGGAATTGATAGAATTGATTTGTTGGTTCTCACCCATCCAGATATAGATCATTTAGAGGGATTACTTCCTATTTTAAGAGAAATAAAGGTAAATATGGTTATTGATAGTGGGATAACCAATCGGCATAATGCCTATCTGGAATTTATTTCTTTAATTAAAAAAGATGAAAATATCACTTATTATCAAGCAAGAGCAGATGATATTATCTGGTTGGGACCAGATCTGGAAATAATTGTCCTTAATTCTTTCAATCCACTATCCTACAGTAATGAAAGTAATTTTAATAATCATTCAATTGTGTTAAAATTACTTTATAAAAATGCCAGTTTCTTGTTTACTGGTGATATTGAAGAAAAAGTTGAAATTGATTTATTATCCCGGAAGAACTTGTTAAGAAGTGGTATATTGAAAGTCGCTCATCATGGAAGTATTACCTCAAGTACTGAATTATTTATGGAAAAGGTTCAACCAACAGTGGCTGTAATTTCAGTGGGTTTAAATAATTTTAATCACCCCCACGCGGAAGTAGTTAAAAGGTTGGAAGACCAATGTCAGCAAGTGTTTAGAACAGATAGGAATGGTACTATTTTGATAAGTAGCAATGGCCAGAAATACTATATAAATACTTTAAGGTAAGGACTAAAAATATGGTTACCAAACTGAAGGCGTTAAATTTTTTTACTATTCAAAGAGAGATAGAAAATAATGTAGTTAAACCCATATACTTAATTTATGGAGAAGAAAATTATTTGCATAATATTATTCTTGATAAATTCAAAGAATACTTTTCCAAGTACCAAGAGCAGGTTAATTATAAAACATTCTTTGGGGAGGATTTAGATTTTAATCGTCTGGCTAATTCACTACAAACTTTACCTCTTGGTGGTGGGATACAATGCATTATTATCAAACAGGCAGAACGAATAAAAGCTTCTTTATCTGAAAAATTATATTCCACAATAGATAAGTTATCTTTTAAATATGATAATAATTTATTCCTTTTACTTTTTAGCAATGATAAGAAAATCCCTCAACATATAAATACCGAAAAAATAACTAATTATGGCTCAATCGTTTCCTTGCCCAAACTGAATACATTTCAGACTAAGCAATGGATAAAACAGAAATGTCAGGATAATCAAAAAGAGATAAACGAGGAAGCTATCTATTATCTGCAAAGAATAACCGAAAATGATTTTGGTCAGATTAGCAATGAGCTGGATAAATTATTTTGTTTTTTGGGGGATTCTACTAATAAAATAAATAAAGATGATATTATTAAAAACTTGTATGGACTTCAAGAAGGGAATATTTTTGATTTTGTAGATGCGGTAGGGGAACGGAAAACTGGAGAGTCCTTATTTTTGCTTAGAAAATTAATGAATAACGGTGAATATCATCCTTTGCAAATTTTGGCTATGCTTAATCGCCAGATAAAATTTATTTTCAAGGCAAAAATATTTTCCGATAATTATAAAAAAATTAAGGGAGATATGAATCTCCCTCCTTTTGTGATAAAAAAATTGATCACGCAGTCTAAAAAATATAAACTGCATGAATTGAAAAAAGCTTATCACTATTTACTAAAAGCTGAAATTAGTCTGAAAACAAGTTCCTTACCATCTGGTATAGTGCTGGAGCAATTAGTAATGAAAATAATCAAATGAAACAGGCTTATTTCTTTTCGTCATCCTGATTAGTTACAGTTTTAGCGCTTTGTGCCTGAAGTTTAAATTTTTTTGATAGTAAGGATTTCTTTCTGGCAACAGTATTTTTTGCTAGAATACCTTTTTGAGCAGCTTTGTCCAGAGCAGATACACATTGATTGTAATATTGCTGAAGAACATCATTGTTTTCAGTGCTAAGAGAATTTTCAAATTTTTTAATCAATGTTTTTACTTTGGATTTATAAGCAAAATTTCTTTGATGTTGTTTTTCCGAAATTTTGACTCTTTTTATTGCTGACTTTATTATTGGCATAATTGGCTTCCTTTCTGAAAGTTTTTGCTGGTAAATTGTAACATCTTTTCAAATTAAAATCAAGAAGCAATAAGCTAAATAGTTCTTATATTACAATTGTGGAGATAAAAGATGACTAATAGTAATTTATGGATTGCTAGATATACCGGTATAGTAATGATAGCAACTTTATTATGCCGCATTCTGGGTTTAGGTAGAGAGATGGTAATTTCTAATCAATTTGGAGCTGGTTTTGAAACCGATGCTTTTTTTATAGCTTTTATGATTCCCAATCTATTAAGAAGTATTATTGGAGAGGGAGCTTTAAATACCGCCTTTGTGCCTATTTTTTCAGGATGTCTAACCAATCAGAATAAGCAAAAAGCAGATGCTTTTGCCAGTAATGTAATAAATCTCTTAATCATAGCTCTGGTGATTATTATAGCTCTGGGTATCTGGGGTGCACCAATCATTGTAGATATTGTAGCAAGTGGATTTAAACAATCTCCCGAAAAATACATCTTAACCATTCGCTTGACTAAAATTATGTTTCCATATATAGGTTTTGCAGCTCTTGCTGCTTTGTTTATGGGGATTTTAAATTCTTATCGAGAATATTTTCTTCCGGCTTTAGCTCCAGCAATGTTAAATATAGGCATTATCTTCTTTGCTTTGTTTTACGCTAATAAAGTTGGTATTTATAGTCTGGCTTTAGGGGTAATGATTGGTGGATTAGTGCAGGTACTAATACATATCCCTTCCTTATTTAAAAAAAAGTTTCATTATCAAATAAACTTAAATATTCATGACCAGGAAGTCCAGATGCTTTTTCAGATGTTAATTCCGGCTATTTTTGGTTTAGCAATTGATAAGATTAATTTTGTTGTGGATCGTATTATTGCTTCTTATCTGGCTCATGGAAGTATATCAGCTTTGTATTATGCTAATCGACTTATGCAGTTCCCCCTTGGTGTTTTTGGTATAGCACTTTCTATTGCTATTCTGCCTACACTTTCCAGACATGTTGCCAAAGGGCAACTAACGAAAATGAAGGATAGCTTCGCCTTTGGTTTTAAACTCCTTTCTTTTTTTACCTTGCCTTCTACGGTAGGGTTAATTGTGCTAAGCTATCCTATTGTTCGACTATTTTACGAACATGGTTTATTTAGCTCTCAGGATACTTCTATTACAGAGGTAGCACTGGTTTGTTATACTATTGGCCTTTTTGCTACCGCTATTTTGAGATTGGTAATAAGTTCATTCTATGCTTTAAAAGATACCAGAACACCACTTCGAATAGGTATTTTTGTAGTAGTCTTTAATATCATACTAGATTTAATTCTGGTACGTTTTTTAGCACATGCTGGAATAGCATTAGCAACATCCGTTTCGGCTATTTTACATCTCCTTATTCTAAGTATTTCCTTAGAGAAGAAAGTTAATGGCATTTACAAAAGGGAATTATGGGTATTTTTTAGTAAAACAGTCCTGTCCTGTCTGGTAATGGCATTAACCTGCTGGGGCTGTGCCCGCTATTTTGATTTTAGATATGATATGAGTCTAAAAATATTTCAAGTAGGTCAGGTGTTGATTTCCGGCCTGCTTGGTGTAATAGTATATTATTTTAGTGGTATAATAATGGGTATCCCAGAGTTTAGGAATGCCAGACAGATTATTAAGACTATTATTAGTAGAAAGATGAAGGAAACAGAAGATAATGACTATCAATCAGATGATTGAAATTGATGATATTCGTAATTTTTCTATTATAGCCCATATTGATCATGGGAAATCTACCATTGCTGATCGTATCTTGGAACTTACTGAGGCTATCAGCCAAAGGGAAAAGAGGGAGCAGATTCTTGATAATATGGATTTAGAAAGAGAAAAGGGTATTACCATAAAATCAAAAGCAGTCCGACTATCCTACAAAGGATTAAATGGTCGGCAATATGTATTTAATTTGATTGACACTCCCGGTCATGTTGATTTTTCTTATGAAGTTTCTCGCAGTTTAGCAGCCTGTGAAGGTGCTTTGTTGGTAGTTGATGCAGCTCAGGGCGTTCAAGCCCAAACAATTTCCAATGTTCAGATGGCTTTAGAAAATAATTTGTCCATTATACCCGTTATTAATAAAATTGATTTGCCAACAGCTGATCCGGAAAAAGTTAGTAAAGAGATTAAAAAAATTAAAGGATTAGAAAATAATCCAATATTTCTAGCTAGCGCCAAAGATGGTACCGGAATAAGAGAGATAATGGAAGCAATTATCAAGTATATTCCTCATCCCAATGGTAGCCTGGAAAAACCATTACAAGCACTGATTTTTGATTCAGTTTATAATTCCTATCAAGGATCTATCGTTTATGTCAGAATTGTAAATGGTTTAGTTACACCAGGTATGAAAATCCAGACTATGTCCAATAAAAAGAACTATGAAGTAAGTGAAGTGGGTGTTTTTACTCCAAAAAAGAAAAAAGCAGAACAGCTTTCTGTAGGAGAGGTAGGCTATCTAACAGCTGGATTTAAAGATATAAATTTAACCAAAGTTGGTGACACTATTACCAATACCGATCATCCAGCTGCTCAACAATTACCTGGTTATAAAAAGGTTATACCAGTTGTTTTTTGTAGCTTTTATCCAGTTGAAAACGATGACTATCATAATCTTAAATATGCTTTAGAAAAGTTAAGTCTAAATGACTCCGCCATTAGTTATTTACCTGAAAATTCACCTGCCTTAGGATTTGGTTTTCGATGTGGCTTTCTGGGTTTACTTCATATGGAAATCATTCAGGAAAGACTGGAACGAGAATACAAAATCCAATTGATTGCCACAACTCCCAGTGTTTTATATCGTGTTCATTTGAAGAATAAACAAGTTATAGAAATAAATAATCCTTCCTCATTACCTGAGATTAATTTAATTGACTATATTGAAGAACTGTTTATAGAATTGACCATGATTTCTCCCGGCCAATTTTTAGGTGGAATAATGGAATTGTTGCAAGATAGAAGAGGAATATTTAAAAATTTAGAATATCTTGATAAGAATAGGGCTCGATTGTTATATCATTTACCTTTAAATGAAATTATGCTTGATTTTTATGATCGTATTAAATCTATTAGCAAAGGATATGCCAGTATAGATTATCATGTTATAGAATATCAGACATCCCCATTGATAAAGGTTGATTTATTAGTCAATCAAGAAGTAGTTGATAATCTATCATTCATTTGCCATAAAGATAAGGCTTATGAGCGAGCCCGGAAACTGGTTGATAATTTGAAAACAGTCATTCCTCGTCAATTATTTGATGTACCTATTCAAGCTAGTATAAATCATAAAATAATTGCTCGATCTACTGTGAAAGCATTAAAGAAGAATGTTCTGGCGAAATGCTATGGAGGGGATATTACCAGAAAAAGAAAATTATTAGAAAAACAGAAAGCTGGTAAAAAAAGAATGAAAAGAATAGGGAAGGTGGAGATTCCCCAGGAAGCATTTATGAGTGTTTTAAAAATTGATTAGACTTTTTTAAAATCTTACCATGAGTATTAATAAAAGTATTGGTTTATATGTTCATATACCATTCTGTTTTTCAAAATGCCCTTATTGTGATTTTTTTTCTATTGTTACTGACAATAAGCAGTTAAAGAAAAATTATCTCTTGGCATTAAGACAGGAGATGGAAATTTATAGTCAGAAAAATAAAGATATTGAAATTATATCAATTTATTTAGGCGGAGGAACTCCCACTGCTTTGGAAGGGATACAATTAAAAGAAATACTGGCTTCCTGTTACAGTAATTTTCACATAAAAAAGGGGATAGAAATTACCGTTGAAGGTAATCCTGGAACTATAGATAATGAGAAAATCAAAATGTTATTACAGGCAGGGGTAAATAGAATTAGTTTAGGAGCCCAATCTTTTAATAA
This is a stretch of genomic DNA from Atribacterota bacterium. It encodes these proteins:
- the murJ gene encoding murein biosynthesis integral membrane protein MurJ — its product is MTNSNLWIARYTGIVMIATLLCRILGLGREMVISNQFGAGFETDAFFIAFMIPNLLRSIIGEGALNTAFVPIFSGCLTNQNKQKADAFASNVINLLIIALVIIIALGIWGAPIIVDIVASGFKQSPEKYILTIRLTKIMFPYIGFAALAALFMGILNSYREYFLPALAPAMLNIGIIFFALFYANKVGIYSLALGVMIGGLVQVLIHIPSLFKKKFHYQINLNIHDQEVQMLFQMLIPAIFGLAIDKINFVVDRIIASYLAHGSISALYYANRLMQFPLGVFGIALSIAILPTLSRHVAKGQLTKMKDSFAFGFKLLSFFTLPSTVGLIVLSYPIVRLFYEHGLFSSQDTSITEVALVCYTIGLFATAILRLVISSFYALKDTRTPLRIGIFVVVFNIILDLILVRFLAHAGIALATSVSAILHLLILSISLEKKVNGIYKRELWVFFSKTVLSCLVMALTCWGCARYFDFRYDMSLKIFQVGQVLISGLLGVIVYYFSGIIMGIPEFRNARQIIKTIISRKMKETEDNDYQSDD
- the lepA gene encoding translation elongation factor 4, with the protein product MTINQMIEIDDIRNFSIIAHIDHGKSTIADRILELTEAISQREKREQILDNMDLEREKGITIKSKAVRLSYKGLNGRQYVFNLIDTPGHVDFSYEVSRSLAACEGALLVVDAAQGVQAQTISNVQMALENNLSIIPVINKIDLPTADPEKVSKEIKKIKGLENNPIFLASAKDGTGIREIMEAIIKYIPHPNGSLEKPLQALIFDSVYNSYQGSIVYVRIVNGLVTPGMKIQTMSNKKNYEVSEVGVFTPKKKKAEQLSVGEVGYLTAGFKDINLTKVGDTITNTDHPAAQQLPGYKKVIPVVFCSFYPVENDDYHNLKYALEKLSLNDSAISYLPENSPALGFGFRCGFLGLLHMEIIQERLEREYKIQLIATTPSVLYRVHLKNKQVIEINNPSSLPEINLIDYIEELFIELTMISPGQFLGGIMELLQDRRGIFKNLEYLDKNRARLLYHLPLNEIMLDFYDRIKSISKGYASIDYHVIEYQTSPLIKVDLLVNQEVVDNLSFICHKDKAYERARKLVDNLKTVIPRQLFDVPIQASINHKIIARSTVKALKKNVLAKCYGGDITRKRKLLEKQKAGKKRMKRIGKVEIPQEAFMSVLKID
- the holA gene encoding DNA polymerase III subunit delta, whose translation is MVTKLKALNFFTIQREIENNVVKPIYLIYGEENYLHNIILDKFKEYFSKYQEQVNYKTFFGEDLDFNRLANSLQTLPLGGGIQCIIIKQAERIKASLSEKLYSTIDKLSFKYDNNLFLLLFSNDKKIPQHINTEKITNYGSIVSLPKLNTFQTKQWIKQKCQDNQKEINEEAIYYLQRITENDFGQISNELDKLFCFLGDSTNKINKDDIIKNLYGLQEGNIFDFVDAVGERKTGESLFLLRKLMNNGEYHPLQILAMLNRQIKFIFKAKIFSDNYKKIKGDMNLPPFVIKKLITQSKKYKLHELKKAYHYLLKAEISLKTSSLPSGIVLEQLVMKIIK
- the rpsT gene encoding 30S ribosomal protein S20, giving the protein MPIIKSAIKRVKISEKQHQRNFAYKSKVKTLIKKFENSLSTENNDVLQQYYNQCVSALDKAAQKGILAKNTVARKKSLLSKKFKLQAQSAKTVTNQDDEKK